The nucleotide sequence AGAAGTGTCGGTAACCGAAATTGTGCCAATTGTTGTTGGACGTCCTGCATCAATGACTATTTTACCCGTAAACTGCTTTGCAAACTGATATTCATAGCCAAAATGTGCACGCCCAAACCAAAATCCATAATGTTTATTTACTTCTTTAGTCGCATTATAGTCAAAATTACTAAAGACATTGATAATAGGACTGCCAAAGGGCTTAAACGTAGTGTCTGACTGTGAAAATACAGAATTGGTATATGTTAATACCATCATTATAACAATATATATATAAATAGAACTTCTCATATTATTGTTTTATTAATAAGTATTTTTTTGTTTTTATTGAAAAGAATCAAACATTTAAAATGTCAGAACAATTTTATTTGAGCGAATTAGACTGTACAAATCTGCCATTGATGAAAATTTGCAAACCTGTGGGTTGTCATTCTTTCTGCTTGTAAGGCATGTGCCACAACCGAGAATGATTCCACCACTATCAAGAAATTTTTCAGCTTGTTCTTTTATGTCAGTATTTTCTTTTACCAAAATTTCTACTTCTACGCCTTTGCCAAGGAGAAATATTTTTATAGTATCTCCTTCATCTTTTGAGAAATTTGCGAGACGTAATGCATTCCACACTGTTTCTACATCATTTGTAGAAATAACCATGCCGATTGATGTGGGTAATTTTTTTTCTGTTTTCTGACCGTCACATTGTGCAAATGTTATTTGTCCATTAAATCCAATTAAACAAATAATACTCAAAATTAGTTTTTTCATCTTTTATTTATTTTTAGTTAACAATATTCCAAAATGATAAGGTTCAATTATAAATGGTTTAAGTTTTACTTTAAATTTGCTTTCGTCAATTAAACTTATTATTTCTTCTGGCTTTGGTCTGATTGTTAAATCGGGACCTCTGGGTGTTTCAATATCGCTGCGCCAATGAATAATGCCTAACTTACCGCCAGATATTAATATTCTGAATGCTTCGTTTAAAAAATCTTTAGGAGTTTCGTTATGCAGAAGATTAAATAGCATCACATAATCCACCGATACATTGGGTAAGCCTGTAGTATTGGAATGTACATCTCTGTTTTCAAGTATAATGTTATTTATTCCTTTTTCGATTGCTTTCTGCTTTACAATTTCAATCATTTCGCATTCAATATCAAAAGCGAATAGTTTTCCTTTAATAAGATTTGATGCAAGTATTGTAAATGTGCCATAGCCACAACCAATTTCAACTAAATTAATAATATTGTTGTCGATTTCAAGTGATTGAAATATATTTTCAATATTGAAAAAGCTTTCCCACATTTCCACATTCGGCATTCCACTGTCACGTACTTTCATAAAACGATTCTTAATAATTCTTTATTAAAGCACTTTGCTTTTTAATATTCTCAATCAATACTTCTCTCATAATCTGACATGCAGTGGCAATGCGTTCAGTTGAAAGTTTGAAGAATGTATTTGCTCCTTCTTTTCGCTGAACTAATATCCCACTTGACACCATTAATGATAAGTGTTGAGAAAGGTTGGATTTTAAAACACCCGTTTCTGCAAGAATATCACCAAATGTCATTTCCTTACCGTTTAACAAATCAATTATCTCAATACGAATAGGATTTGCCAAAGCCTTACATATATTAGCATGAAGTACGTATAACGTTTTATCTTTCATTGTTCGATAGTTTATGTGTTTATAAGTTTACAAATATATAAACTATTTAAATAAAAAAATATCAATCTATGGTTTCTGTAATAATTTTCAGATAAAATTTCATTTCGAACATTTGCCTATTCCAACATGTCGGCTGTTATCTGTTAATGTAAAAAGATGTCGTAAAATGTTTTATTTGTTCCAAGTCTTGCAGGAATTCAATCGAAACACTTACTTTTGAGTCTGCTGTTACATAGATTTAAATCGTGAAAATAGCCTAAAAAACCAAACTGAATCTTTTTTTTATTTTTACCTTTTCGGAGAAAAAAAGTAAAAAAAATCAGCTTGGCAGGACTAAATATTGAAAATGAATAAATTAAAAATGGAAATTGGAGATTGTGTTAGAATAAAAAATGGCGTTTTAGACCCTGATTTTGAAAAATATGATATGTCCGGCTGGCAAGGTCGTATTATCGAAACAGACTTTGTAAATGGAATTACTTTTGAAATTGAGTTAGACAGTTTCACACTGAAGAAAGTACCAAGACAATACATATATGACAGCCTTGATGATGGTTGTGACTATGCTATAATGTATGTAAGTTCATCTGATGTTATTAAAGTGGAGCCCAGAGATACTGTAGACGAAGTAAGAGCCGTAAGAAAAGAAATGAATGAAAAATTGGATTATGTTTCTGTATTGGATGAAGATGAAGCAGAAAATAAAAGATTTCTTGAAATGTGTAATTTTGTATTCGGTATAAGAAAACAGGGAATATCAAATGAAGATGTTGAATTTCCATCTTTGAATTAAACAGATTCAGTAATAAAGTCTTTACAAATGGCAGGTTTATTTGATTTTTTATTCGGGGTAAATGGCGACATAAAAGTTGAAGCTTTTCGTGTAACAGAAATTTTAAAGAATACTTTGATCAATGATTTTGCTGTTGTTTCTATTGAGTTAAGAATTACCAATAATTCCGGTAAAACAATTTTTATCGAGAAACCGATTATTAGAATAAATAAAAAAGTTCATGGCAAAAACGAGTATGATATATTAAGCCCGGCAGAATTATATCCTTTGCAGTTAAGAGAATCAAAAGTGCATTTAAGAAAGTTTGCGCTTGAACAAGTATTTTTTGATAAACTTGTTATTAACAGTAAGATCAGATTTGTAGTAGCAGACACATTGGGAAATACATATTCATCCAAAAAATATAAAGTATCGGAATTCTTACCAGATGTTTAGAATCATTTTATTTAACGTCGTATTTTTAATAATGCAAAAACTGAATTTCTACTTCTTTACTTGAATATTTTGTTCAAATTCGGCGTAAAAAACAGAAAAAACTGTTTTTCATAAGAATAAATAAATTTCTTTTTAATGTTTATTTTATAACATAAAAAAAGAGACTGTCATTTTGAGGCTGTTTCTTATGTTATTTTTATTAGAAGTGAGTTTTTAAATATTTTTTTATAAAATATTTATTATCTTTGAATACAGGTTAAAGTATTGTAAAAACACAAATCAGGTTTAGAGTTACCCTATTGTTACTCATGTCGTGTAAATAGCACATATATAGCACATATACCAACTCCAACATCAAAAGAATTTATACCGCTTCCCATGACTTCCATAAAAGCAATTCCCTCACGCTGAATATCGGTTAACTGGAGAATACCGGATTTAAAAGTAGCTGAACATTCAAATCCAATAGGAACTTTCTGGTAAGATATATCGCTTTGTCCATTATACAGACGATTCCATGTATAATCCAATCTTTCCTGATCTTTAGCAGAAACAACTTCATGCAGAAAACGTGAAAAGAGTTTTTCTCCTTCAATCCTTGCATTTGCTTTGAGTTCGGATTTTTCTTCCTTTGACATTTTATCATCACGTAAAGGACGGTTAGCAATATAATAGTCTGCAATATCAATGGCAGAGGACTTTTCAAAGTCTGCATCAGAATTTAAAGTAAACAACCATTTTACAAAAACCTGTTGTAAACTG is from Bacteroidia bacterium and encodes:
- a CDS encoding sulfur reduction protein DsrE, producing the protein MVISTNDVETVWNALRLANFSKDEGDTIKIFLLGKGVEVEILVKENTDIKEQAEKFLDSGGIILGCGTCLTSRKNDNPQVCKFSSMADLYSLIRSNKIVLTF
- a CDS encoding class I SAM-dependent methyltransferase encodes the protein MKVRDSGMPNVEMWESFFNIENIFQSLEIDNNIINLVEIGCGYGTFTILASNLIKGKLFAFDIECEMIEIVKQKAIEKGINNIILENRDVHSNTTGLPNVSVDYVMLFNLLHNETPKDFLNEAFRILISGGKLGIIHWRSDIETPRGPDLTIRPKPEEIISLIDESKFKVKLKPFIIEPYHFGILLTKNK
- a CDS encoding winged helix-turn-helix transcriptional regulator, which encodes MKDKTLYVLHANICKALANPIRIEIIDLLNGKEMTFGDILAETGVLKSNLSQHLSLMVSSGILVQRKEGANTFFKLSTERIATACQIMREVLIENIKKQSALIKNY